A stretch of the Pseudoalteromonas marina genome encodes the following:
- a CDS encoding (2Fe-2S)-binding protein yields MITLTVNGNKHEFTGDPSTPVLWYLRDELNLTGPKFGCGMAQCGACTIHIDGVAQRSCVLPVSAVVGRNITSIEGLSEQGDHPVQKAWVEHKVPQCGFCQCGQIMQAASLLAANPNPTDDEIVSNMSGNICRCGTYPRIHKAIKSAAKTIAGVEYFDPNEQGEEV; encoded by the coding sequence ATGATCACGCTTACCGTTAATGGTAATAAACATGAGTTTACAGGCGATCCGTCAACGCCGGTGCTTTGGTATCTTCGAGATGAATTAAATTTAACAGGGCCTAAATTTGGCTGTGGTATGGCGCAGTGTGGTGCGTGCACCATACATATTGATGGCGTAGCGCAGCGCTCATGTGTATTACCGGTATCGGCTGTAGTAGGGCGCAATATTACCTCTATTGAAGGGCTAAGCGAGCAAGGCGACCACCCTGTACAAAAAGCGTGGGTTGAGCATAAAGTGCCGCAATGTGGGTTTTGTCAGTGCGGGCAAATAATGCAAGCGGCAAGCTTATTAGCGGCTAACCCCAATCCAACTGATGATGAAATAGTGAGTAATATGTCGGGCAATATTTGCCGTTGTGGCACTTATCCGCGTATTCATAAAGCGATTAAGTCGGCGGCTAAAACCATTGCGGGCGTTGAGTATTTTGACCCAAATGAACAAGGGGAAGAGGTATGA
- a CDS encoding aspartate/glutamate racemase family protein, whose translation MKTIGMLGGMSWESTASYYKALNEGVKHSLGGLHSAKICMISVDFAEIETLQHQGDWQQTAKLLTEAAKSVEAGGADFLLICTNTMHKVADHIASNISIPILHIADATADQLKHDKITRVGLLGTQFTMEQNFYKGRLTDRHNIEVLIPEPNERARVHDIIYNQLCQGIINDEARAEFINIIERMFEKGAQAIVLGCTEIALLVEPKHTTVPLYDTTQIHAQAAVKLALTK comes from the coding sequence ATGAAAACGATTGGCATGCTTGGTGGTATGAGTTGGGAGTCAACAGCCAGCTATTACAAGGCTTTAAACGAAGGCGTTAAACACTCATTGGGCGGGCTACATAGTGCCAAAATTTGTATGATAAGTGTTGATTTTGCCGAAATTGAAACGCTGCAGCATCAAGGTGATTGGCAACAAACAGCTAAGTTACTTACCGAGGCGGCTAAATCGGTAGAGGCTGGTGGGGCTGATTTTTTACTTATTTGCACAAACACCATGCACAAAGTGGCTGACCATATCGCCAGTAATATTAGTATTCCTATTTTACATATCGCTGACGCAACCGCAGATCAGTTAAAACACGATAAAATAACGCGAGTAGGGTTGCTGGGCACGCAATTTACAATGGAGCAAAACTTTTACAAAGGGCGGTTAACCGATAGGCATAACATTGAAGTGTTAATACCCGAGCCTAATGAGCGAGCGCGTGTTCACGACATAATTTACAATCAGTTATGCCAAGGTATTATTAATGATGAAGCCCGAGCTGAGTTTATAAATATTATTGAGCGTATGTTTGAAAAAGGTGCACAGGCTATTGTTTTAGGCTGTACTGAAATCGCTTTATTAGTAGAGCCGAAACATACAACCGTGCCCCTTTACGATACCACCCAAATTCATGCACAGGCCGCGGTTAAATTAGCACTAACTAAATAA
- a CDS encoding xanthine dehydrogenase family protein molybdopterin-binding subunit, with protein MKNDNTYFDLNRRQFLKTSAIGALVLGTYFVGSAPRAFAGVLEQPSEQAKRANLFIALRPDGMVEITCHRSEMGQQIRTAIAQIVADEMEAAWDKVVVIQGKGDPKYGDQNTDGSRSIRYNMQRLREMGASVRYMMQHAAAKYWKVEPQTCKANQHVVTHSSGKTLAYKDLIDLALGITPPEPDKLTLKTRKEWRYINTGMAHIDLTDLVTGKATFAADVREPKALVAIIERPPVVGGVVKSFDASAAKAINGVVDVIEMPVPKGAPQFQPKGGIAIVAKNTWAAWQARKALNVVWDDGKNGDYNSESFKKSLLQTVNEPQAHVREKGDTTSVLAKSSNKLVADYYAPHLTQAPMEPPCATAIYNKDSVDIWAATQNPQADMKTVAALLGMDESKINVHVTMLGGGFGRKSKPDFSAEAAYISMKTGKPIRVQWTREDDIQHSFYHAVSAQHIEASLNEKGNIEAYLHRTAFSPIMSTFQEGASAPGGFELDLGFTDNPILAPNMKLERGEAPAKARIGWMRSVTNIFHAFAVQSFINEAAHKAGKDSKDYLLETIGPARTIDFANQNANYNNYGGDKAVYPLETSRLRHVIEKAASMANWGRTLPKGRGLGIAAHRSFLTYVATVVEVEVSDAGDLNVIKSWVAIDAGTVVNTDTVKNQTQGGSIYGITTAISDGITFDKGRVQQSNFHDYRVPRMSDSPLEVEVEIIQSDAPPAGVGEPATPVYAPALCNAIFAACGKRIRQLPIGNQLKA; from the coding sequence ATGAAAAACGACAATACGTACTTTGACCTAAACCGCCGCCAATTTTTAAAAACCAGCGCAATAGGCGCATTAGTATTAGGCACTTATTTTGTAGGCAGTGCACCAAGAGCGTTTGCTGGCGTGTTAGAACAACCCTCTGAGCAAGCAAAGCGCGCTAACTTATTTATAGCTCTGCGCCCCGATGGTATGGTTGAAATAACCTGCCACCGCTCTGAAATGGGCCAACAAATTCGTACAGCCATTGCTCAAATTGTGGCAGACGAAATGGAAGCTGCATGGGATAAAGTAGTTGTTATTCAAGGTAAAGGTGACCCTAAATACGGGGATCAAAATACCGATGGCTCGCGTAGTATTCGCTACAACATGCAGCGCCTGCGCGAAATGGGCGCAAGTGTACGCTACATGATGCAGCACGCAGCTGCTAAATATTGGAAAGTTGAGCCACAAACCTGTAAAGCTAATCAGCACGTGGTTACCCACAGCTCGGGTAAAACGCTTGCCTATAAAGATTTAATAGATCTAGCGCTTGGTATTACACCGCCAGAGCCTGATAAGCTAACACTTAAAACACGTAAAGAATGGCGTTATATAAATACCGGTATGGCGCACATAGATTTAACCGATTTAGTAACCGGTAAAGCCACATTTGCTGCCGATGTACGCGAACCAAAAGCGCTGGTGGCTATTATTGAGCGTCCTCCGGTAGTAGGTGGTGTAGTTAAATCGTTTGATGCCAGCGCCGCTAAAGCAATTAATGGCGTAGTTGATGTTATTGAAATGCCTGTACCAAAAGGTGCGCCGCAATTTCAGCCAAAAGGCGGTATTGCTATTGTTGCTAAAAATACCTGGGCTGCATGGCAGGCGCGTAAAGCACTAAACGTGGTGTGGGATGATGGTAAAAATGGCGATTATAATTCAGAGAGCTTTAAAAAGTCGTTACTGCAAACAGTGAATGAGCCGCAAGCGCATGTGCGCGAAAAAGGCGATACCACCAGCGTATTGGCTAAATCGAGCAATAAATTAGTTGCCGACTATTACGCGCCGCACTTAACTCAAGCACCTATGGAGCCACCTTGCGCCACGGCAATATACAATAAAGACAGTGTAGATATTTGGGCTGCAACGCAAAACCCGCAAGCCGATATGAAAACTGTGGCTGCATTACTGGGTATGGACGAGAGTAAAATTAACGTGCATGTCACCATGTTAGGTGGCGGATTTGGGCGTAAATCAAAACCTGATTTTTCAGCAGAGGCCGCCTACATTTCAATGAAAACTGGTAAACCTATTCGCGTTCAATGGACTCGAGAGGATGATATTCAACACAGTTTTTATCATGCGGTATCGGCTCAACATATTGAAGCGTCACTCAATGAAAAAGGTAATATTGAGGCTTACTTGCATCGCACGGCGTTTTCGCCAATTATGTCTACCTTTCAAGAAGGGGCATCTGCACCTGGTGGCTTTGAGCTAGACCTAGGTTTTACTGATAATCCAATTTTAGCACCCAATATGAAACTGGAACGAGGTGAAGCACCAGCAAAAGCCCGAATAGGCTGGATGCGCTCGGTCACAAATATTTTTCATGCGTTTGCCGTGCAGTCATTTATAAATGAGGCTGCCCACAAGGCGGGTAAAGACTCAAAAGATTATTTATTGGAAACCATTGGGCCAGCGCGTACTATCGATTTTGCAAACCAGAACGCAAACTATAATAACTACGGTGGCGATAAAGCGGTTTATCCACTTGAAACAAGCCGTTTGCGTCATGTTATTGAAAAAGCAGCGAGTATGGCAAATTGGGGGAGAACACTTCCAAAAGGGCGCGGCTTAGGTATTGCTGCGCACCGCAGCTTTTTAACCTATGTGGCTACGGTGGTTGAGGTAGAGGTATCGGACGCTGGTGATTTAAACGTGATTAAATCGTGGGTGGCTATTGATGCGGGTACGGTAGTAAACACCGATACCGTTAAAAACCAAACGCAAGGTGGCTCTATTTACGGTATTACCACTGCAATTAGCGATGGTATTACTTTTGATAAAGGCCGAGTACAGCAAAGTAACTTTCATGATTACCGCGTACCGCGTATGAGCGATTCACCTTTAGAGGTAGAAGTAGAAATAATACAAAGCGATGCACCACCTGCAGGTGTTGGGGAGCCCGCAACACCGGTTTATGCCCCTGCATTGTGTAACGCTATTTTTGCTGCCTGCGGTAAACGCATTAGGCAACTGCCTATAGGTAACCAATTAAAAGCGTAA
- the metH gene encoding methionine synthase: MTQQIAVFTNVGERTNVTGSAMFKRLIMEEDYETALNVAREQVENGAQVIDINMDEAMLDSKAAMVKFLNLIASEPDISKVPIMVDSSKWEVIEAGLKCIQGKAIVNSISLKEGEEPFKHQAKIIKRFGAAAVVMAFDTDGQADTADRKYEICARSYKILVEEIGFPPEDIIFDPNIFAVATGIEEHDNYAVEFIEGTRRIKQNLPHCKVSGGVSNVSFSFRGNNPVREAIHSVFLYHAIKAGMDMGIVNAGQLAVYDDIPEELRKAVEDVILNTDPGAGERLVEIAPKFSGMAQAERVEDLEWRTWPVEKRLEHALVKGITTFIDEDTEECRAAADKPIHVIEGPLMDGMNVVGDLFGAGKMFLPQVVKSARVMKRAVAYLDPFIEAEKEEGATNGKVVMATVKGDVHDIGKNIVGVVLQCNNYEVIDLGVMVPAEKILQTAIDEKADIIGLSGLITPSLDEMVHVAKEMTRRGFELPLMIGGATTSKAHTAVKIEPQYDKGVVYVNNASRAVGVVSSLLSKELKPAFLEKTKAEYVKVREQQARKKPRSKPVTIQRARDNAAKLDWDNYTPPVPKKLGVTEFKNVSTATLRKYIDWTPYFMTWSIAGKYPRIMDDEVVGEQARSLFKDANDMLDDLEKSGTLQPLGVIGLFPANRVGDDIEIYTDETRKELLNTSCHLRQQTEKTDFANYCLADYIAPKGTPDYFGAFAVTGGLEEDDLANAFDAQQDDYNKIMIKAVADRLAEAFAEYLHEQVRKEYWGYAPDENLCNDELIRENYQGIRPAPGYPACPEHTEKKKIWQLLDTEKRIGMQLTSSYAMWPGAAVSGWYFSHPEAKYYAVAAVQKDQVEDYAKRTNMTLAEAERWLSPNLGYEPES, from the coding sequence ATGACCCAACAAATTGCAGTATTTACCAATGTCGGCGAGCGTACCAACGTAACCGGCTCTGCCATGTTTAAACGCTTAATCATGGAAGAAGATTACGAGACCGCCCTGAATGTTGCCCGCGAACAAGTAGAAAACGGCGCCCAGGTTATTGATATCAACATGGACGAAGCCATGCTGGACTCAAAAGCGGCCATGGTGAAGTTTTTAAATTTAATTGCCTCAGAGCCTGATATTTCTAAAGTACCTATTATGGTCGACTCTTCTAAATGGGAAGTAATAGAAGCAGGCTTAAAGTGTATTCAAGGCAAGGCTATTGTTAACTCAATATCGCTTAAAGAAGGGGAGGAGCCGTTTAAACACCAAGCTAAAATTATTAAACGTTTTGGTGCAGCTGCTGTTGTTATGGCGTTTGATACCGACGGCCAAGCCGACACCGCAGACCGCAAATACGAAATCTGTGCACGCAGCTACAAAATATTAGTCGAAGAGATTGGCTTCCCGCCGGAAGATATTATATTTGACCCTAATATATTTGCCGTGGCCACCGGTATAGAAGAGCACGACAATTACGCCGTAGAATTTATAGAAGGCACACGCCGCATTAAGCAAAACTTACCCCACTGTAAAGTGTCGGGTGGGGTGTCTAATGTCTCGTTTTCGTTTAGAGGGAATAACCCCGTGCGTGAAGCCATTCACTCGGTGTTTTTATACCACGCAATAAAAGCGGGTATGGATATGGGTATTGTAAACGCAGGGCAACTCGCGGTTTACGACGACATCCCCGAGGAACTTCGCAAAGCAGTAGAAGATGTAATCCTTAACACCGACCCCGGTGCAGGTGAGCGCCTTGTAGAAATAGCGCCTAAGTTTTCGGGTATGGCACAAGCCGAACGCGTAGAAGATTTAGAATGGCGCACATGGCCTGTTGAAAAACGCTTAGAGCACGCTCTTGTAAAAGGCATTACCACCTTTATAGATGAAGATACCGAAGAGTGCCGCGCAGCTGCCGATAAACCTATTCATGTGATTGAAGGGCCACTCATGGATGGCATGAACGTGGTAGGGGATTTATTTGGCGCAGGTAAAATGTTTTTACCGCAAGTTGTTAAATCGGCCCGCGTTATGAAGCGCGCAGTGGCTTACCTAGACCCATTTATTGAAGCCGAAAAAGAAGAAGGTGCCACTAACGGTAAAGTGGTTATGGCCACCGTAAAAGGGGACGTGCACGACATAGGTAAAAACATTGTAGGCGTAGTACTGCAATGTAATAACTACGAAGTAATCGACTTAGGTGTAATGGTACCTGCCGAAAAAATACTGCAAACAGCCATTGACGAAAAAGCCGACATAATCGGCCTTTCGGGTTTAATTACCCCATCGCTTGACGAAATGGTACACGTAGCCAAAGAAATGACCCGCCGAGGTTTTGAACTCCCACTTATGATTGGCGGCGCTACTACCTCTAAAGCGCATACTGCCGTTAAAATTGAGCCGCAGTACGACAAAGGCGTAGTGTATGTAAATAACGCCAGCCGTGCGGTGGGCGTGGTATCGAGCTTGTTATCTAAAGAGCTAAAACCAGCTTTTTTAGAAAAAACAAAAGCCGAGTACGTAAAAGTGCGCGAGCAACAAGCGCGCAAAAAACCACGTTCAAAACCGGTTACCATACAGCGCGCTCGCGATAACGCAGCCAAGCTTGATTGGGATAACTACACGCCACCAGTGCCTAAAAAGCTGGGCGTGACCGAATTTAAAAATGTATCAACAGCCACGTTACGTAAATACATAGATTGGACCCCATACTTTATGACGTGGTCAATCGCCGGTAAATATCCGCGCATAATGGACGATGAAGTCGTTGGTGAGCAAGCACGTAGCTTATTTAAAGACGCTAACGACATGCTCGACGACCTCGAAAAGTCAGGTACTTTGCAACCTTTAGGTGTAATAGGTTTATTCCCTGCAAACCGCGTGGGCGATGACATAGAAATTTACACCGACGAAACCCGTAAAGAACTGTTAAACACCTCGTGCCATTTACGCCAGCAAACTGAAAAAACCGACTTTGCTAACTATTGTTTAGCTGACTACATTGCGCCAAAAGGTACACCTGATTACTTTGGCGCGTTTGCAGTAACGGGCGGTTTAGAAGAAGACGACCTAGCCAATGCGTTCGACGCACAGCAAGACGACTACAATAAAATAATGATAAAAGCGGTTGCCGACAGGCTCGCAGAAGCGTTTGCTGAATACCTGCACGAACAAGTGCGTAAAGAGTATTGGGGTTACGCACCCGATGAAAACCTCTGTAACGATGAGCTAATTCGCGAAAACTACCAAGGCATTCGCCCAGCGCCGGGTTACCCTGCGTGCCCAGAGCACACCGAGAAAAAGAAAATTTGGCAGTTACTCGATACCGAAAAACGCATTGGCATGCAGCTCACCAGCTCATATGCAATGTGGCCAGGAGCTGCTGTTTCGGGCTGGTATTTCTCACACCCAGAGGCAAAATACTACGCCGTAGCCGCTGTGCAAAAGGATCAGGTAGAAGACTACGCCAAGCGAACTAATATGACGCTCGCAGAGGCCGAAAGGTGGCTATCGCCTAACTTGGGGTATGAGCCGGAATCATAG
- a CDS encoding RHS repeat domain-containing protein, whose translation MNNLICGIPLLVILFFSSSVESLTAKDYKGFTEQYSIENGYQSVGENINPINGQLSYESIDMHIPGGNGMDILISRSFGQSERVWGFNGQIGSMSNWRLEIPRIIIPTVPYGITRGWSATPDKAEYDKLIDHVSTTRTGICNDPYPGDGRASTLNSGGIQIAKKYWSGMTLKIPGQSAQQLFKNTDDARYPSAKWVTTNDWIATCTSDGNGFVVKSPKGLTYRIDVVQAIYSHIGLSHQFNHTGNTTLFASEVNNIFGTAITYDYESHGNFFMPKNDIGHNASHIRVPYIEQRLTKINRSDGTNIDVNYFSSTPSRYNERIKNIAVDGGQSIEYGYYDNPMDGRYYLSEVTSGEKVWRYKYGEVSLDDKKSYRDEGNPHYFEYNGPRLLTMVTLPSGGTISYSYKVFNRMRNDPYRENRKLHSKVVNDGVDNTNTWFFDYKDSSLNSKNVVQFTATRDLDTSIKYFSDDKSFQHGKLLREVVTNYDSENEDSITKEINYTYELIADIGEFTFLDFPEDIAKSLTSKVRLKGRIISQDGGIYSTSFESDDLYGKPTKIEESFSGKTKFTLLSYQHETGDNWLLGLPTSVMVSEDDSENSYQTISEITYHDDVTAKGQYDGLGLPFEKKQFGRWVNRYPEYDSEGNIIKEEYNAVNNQGNRFVLFSDYKFGIAKTIRKIARYGDDHITMSKELDANGWEIGTTDLNGNQTSFSYHSSGAIQAVSYSNDEKFGNDWYGKFFTWDYSDGTSPKRIVKYCNLDLELSSCESEPVYSVTEIFDGLMRLKQLVQTDGTDTRYKNFNYDYNNQKIFESFWSSSKINLNGIETIYDGFGRIKEVSTSGLGQVTYAYLAGNRIQVTDAKGNTTTTSFQAFGSPNYDVITRIESPENVTTTIDVDVYGHVNSISQNGYTSDANLKTFHENRYYDDYKQLCLVTREDVGNVLYKHNALGELVWSKPGVDDTECRISEPENSTTFSYDGHGELHKVDYPDNSGDVIYERDNNGNILTLEAGSVVHRYEYNNQNLLEEEQLFVDDETPLMLDYKYNDLQQLEHLGYPDGTIVNFQPNSFGEPTEAQSYDGGTVALSFAKSATYYANGLLKSFTYGNGVKHETTIHTDSLLPKRLKDTGAGGSNLPSTVMSLTYDYDNNANVTSIIDDQNPKYSLTNLEYDGLDRLTSTTGGSEIGSSEMHYDGFGNITYYKSKNKTLTYEYDYAKNRLFKVNGVNGQYGSIGYDDRGNINDNGAYTLNFNRANQLTTAKGNSYLYDGHNRRVKQTDINGTSYSMYSQGGTLLYREKGDTITGEGTNYIYLGKKLIAKYGDVTSQSIDESRQHARPFGETIEAPKDDVGYTGHKFDTDLGLSYMQARYYDPVIGRFYSNDPVEFLGHQESGNAVHGFNRYVYANNNPHKFIDPSGEEPIGINVGGGFTFFGKGSASSMILFDSDTLELAYVANKELGAGAGKGFGLFWNAVWTSDDVTIDDFGGYGLALSGSGANVNGSIGLPASHHGVDAARDIFHGKREPTEGIIREFGLSLGVGAEAGITGTYGEVYKTDVLADIVTGVSAWFE comes from the coding sequence ATGAATAATTTGATATGTGGAATACCACTACTTGTCATACTCTTTTTTTCAAGCTCTGTTGAGAGCTTAACAGCAAAAGATTACAAAGGGTTTACTGAACAATACTCTATTGAAAATGGGTATCAAAGTGTAGGCGAGAATATTAACCCTATAAATGGTCAGCTGAGTTACGAATCTATAGACATGCACATTCCTGGTGGAAATGGTATGGACATTTTGATTTCAAGAAGTTTTGGGCAAAGTGAGAGAGTCTGGGGTTTTAACGGTCAAATTGGCAGTATGAGCAACTGGCGCCTGGAGATTCCAAGGATAATAATACCAACTGTACCTTATGGCATAACTAGAGGATGGAGTGCGACCCCTGATAAAGCTGAATACGATAAGCTGATAGATCATGTTAGTACAACTAGAACGGGAATCTGTAACGATCCATACCCTGGTGATGGCCGTGCTTCTACATTAAATAGCGGTGGAATACAGATCGCTAAGAAATATTGGTCAGGCATGACTTTAAAAATACCGGGCCAGTCAGCTCAGCAATTATTCAAAAATACAGACGATGCTCGCTATCCATCAGCTAAATGGGTTACAACTAATGACTGGATAGCAACATGTACGAGTGATGGTAACGGCTTTGTTGTAAAGTCACCAAAAGGTCTTACATATAGAATAGACGTTGTTCAAGCTATTTATAGTCATATTGGCTTAAGTCATCAATTTAATCATACAGGAAATACAACTCTATTTGCTTCAGAAGTAAATAACATTTTTGGGACAGCCATTACCTATGATTATGAATCTCATGGCAACTTTTTTATGCCAAAGAATGATATAGGACATAATGCATCGCATATAAGAGTTCCTTATATAGAGCAAAGGTTGACCAAAATAAATCGTAGTGACGGTACAAATATAGATGTAAATTACTTCTCATCAACACCTAGCAGATATAATGAGAGAATCAAAAATATAGCAGTTGATGGTGGTCAGTCTATTGAATATGGCTATTATGATAATCCGATGGATGGAAGGTATTATTTAAGCGAAGTTACCTCTGGAGAAAAAGTCTGGCGTTATAAATATGGCGAAGTTTCATTGGATGATAAGAAATCATATCGAGATGAAGGTAACCCTCATTACTTCGAATATAATGGTCCTAGACTCCTTACTATGGTTACCCTTCCAAGCGGGGGAACAATATCTTACTCGTATAAAGTATTTAATCGTATGAGGAACGATCCATATAGAGAAAATAGAAAGTTACATTCAAAAGTAGTGAATGATGGTGTTGATAATACTAATACATGGTTTTTTGATTATAAAGATAGCAGCCTTAATTCAAAGAACGTGGTCCAGTTTACAGCAACTCGAGATTTGGACACTTCGATTAAATATTTTTCTGATGATAAATCATTTCAACATGGTAAGTTATTGAGAGAAGTTGTCACCAACTATGATTCGGAGAATGAAGATTCTATTACAAAAGAAATAAACTATACCTATGAATTAATAGCAGACATAGGCGAATTTACTTTCTTGGATTTCCCAGAAGATATAGCTAAATCTTTAACTTCAAAAGTAAGATTAAAAGGACGTATTATTTCGCAAGATGGCGGTATATATAGTACAAGTTTTGAATCTGATGACTTGTATGGGAAGCCAACAAAGATAGAAGAAAGCTTTAGCGGTAAAACAAAATTTACACTGTTATCCTACCAACATGAAACCGGTGATAACTGGTTATTGGGTTTGCCAACATCAGTAATGGTATCTGAAGATGATAGTGAAAACAGCTATCAAACTATTTCAGAGATCACCTACCATGATGATGTAACAGCTAAAGGGCAATATGATGGGTTAGGCTTACCGTTTGAGAAGAAACAGTTTGGGAGATGGGTAAATCGTTATCCTGAATATGATTCGGAAGGAAATATAATAAAAGAGGAATATAATGCGGTTAATAACCAAGGAAATCGATTTGTTTTATTTTCAGATTATAAGTTTGGTATAGCAAAAACGATAAGAAAAATAGCCAGGTATGGCGATGATCATATTACTATGTCAAAGGAGTTGGACGCTAATGGTTGGGAAATAGGAACAACTGATTTAAATGGAAACCAAACGAGTTTTTCATACCACTCTAGTGGTGCTATTCAAGCTGTAAGTTATTCTAATGACGAAAAGTTTGGTAATGATTGGTATGGTAAATTTTTCACTTGGGACTATTCAGACGGTACAAGCCCTAAACGGATTGTCAAATATTGTAATTTAGATCTTGAACTAAGTAGCTGCGAGAGTGAGCCTGTTTACTCTGTAACCGAGATATTTGATGGTTTGATGAGGTTAAAACAACTTGTTCAAACAGATGGTACAGATACGCGTTATAAAAACTTTAACTACGATTATAATAACCAGAAGATTTTTGAATCATTTTGGTCATCTTCAAAAATAAATTTAAATGGTATAGAGACTATTTACGATGGGTTTGGTCGTATTAAAGAAGTTTCTACTAGTGGTTTAGGTCAAGTCACCTATGCATATTTAGCCGGTAATAGAATTCAAGTTACCGACGCAAAAGGAAACACTACCACTACTTCGTTTCAAGCATTTGGCTCTCCTAATTATGATGTAATAACTAGAATTGAATCACCGGAAAATGTCACAACAACAATTGATGTTGATGTTTATGGACACGTAAATTCAATTTCTCAAAATGGTTATACTAGCGATGCTAACTTGAAAACTTTTCATGAAAATCGTTACTATGATGATTATAAACAATTATGCCTAGTAACTCGTGAGGATGTTGGTAACGTGCTTTATAAACACAATGCTTTAGGTGAATTAGTTTGGAGTAAACCTGGAGTTGATGATACTGAATGTCGTATTTCAGAACCAGAAAATAGTACCACCTTTAGTTATGATGGTCACGGCGAATTACATAAAGTTGACTACCCAGATAACTCGGGAGACGTGATTTACGAACGGGATAACAATGGTAACATTTTGACTTTAGAAGCTGGCAGCGTAGTTCATCGTTACGAATACAATAATCAAAACCTTCTTGAAGAAGAACAATTATTTGTTGATGATGAAACACCTCTAATGCTTGATTATAAATACAATGATTTACAACAGCTAGAGCACTTAGGTTACCCCGATGGAACTATTGTAAATTTCCAGCCCAATAGTTTTGGTGAGCCAACAGAAGCGCAAAGTTATGATGGTGGAACTGTTGCTTTAAGCTTTGCTAAAAGTGCTACATATTATGCAAATGGTTTGTTGAAATCATTTACATATGGCAACGGTGTAAAACATGAAACAACAATACACACAGATAGTTTACTGCCAAAACGCTTAAAAGATACAGGCGCCGGTGGCAGTAATCTACCTAGTACGGTTATGTCATTGACTTATGATTACGATAATAATGCGAATGTTACCTCAATCATTGATGACCAAAACCCTAAATATAGTTTGACGAATTTAGAATATGATGGCCTAGACCGCCTAACAAGCACCACTGGTGGCTCTGAAATCGGCTCGAGTGAAATGCATTACGATGGGTTTGGAAACATCACATACTATAAAAGTAAAAATAAAACACTTACCTATGAATATGATTATGCTAAAAATCGCTTATTTAAAGTGAATGGCGTAAATGGCCAATACGGCTCAATAGGTTATGATGATCGAGGGAACATCAATGATAATGGCGCATATACGCTTAACTTTAACCGTGCTAACCAACTTACCACTGCAAAAGGCAATAGCTATCTATATGACGGGCATAATCGCCGAGTAAAACAAACTGACATCAATGGTACAAGTTATTCAATGTACAGCCAAGGTGGTACATTACTGTACAGAGAAAAAGGTGACACCATAACCGGTGAAGGTACTAACTATATTTACTTAGGTAAAAAACTCATAGCTAAATATGGTGATGTAACATCGCAAAGCATAGATGAAAGCCGACAGCATGCTCGTCCATTTGGTGAAACGATAGAAGCCCCCAAAGATGATGTGGGGTACACAGGGCATAAATTCGACACCGACTTAGGGTTGAGTTATATGCAGGCACGATACTATGATCCAGTTATCGGGCGTTTTTATTCGAATGATCCGGTAGAATTCTTGGGGCACCAAGAAAGTGGAAATGCCGTGCACGGTTTTAATCGCTACGTATATGCTAATAATAATCCACATAAATTTATTGACCCCAGTGGTGAAGAGCCAATTGGTATAAATGTAGGCGGTGGTTTCACTTTCTTTGGTAAAGGTAGTGCGAGTTCAATGATACTGTTTGACTCTGATACTTTAGAGTTGGCTTATGTCGCAAATAAAGAGCTAGGAGCCGGTGCAGGTAAAGGATTTGGCCTATTCTGGAACGCAGTTTGGACAAGTGATGATGTGACTATCGATGATTTTGGTGGGTATGGTTTAGCATTGAGTGGTTCAGGGGCTAATGTAAATGGCTCTATAGGTTTACCAGCATCACACCATGGTGTCGATGCCGCGCGAGATATATTTCATGGAAAGCGAGAGCCTACCGAAGGGATTATAAGAGAGTTCGGTTTATCCTTAGGGGTAGGCGCAGAAGCTGGAATAACAGGTACCTATGGAGAAGTTTATAAAACAGATGTATTAGCCGATATAGTTACCGGAGTTAGTGCTTGGTTTGAGTAG
- a CDS encoding CsbD family protein, with amino-acid sequence MNSDRMKGNWNELKGKAQQKWGDLTDDDLDKIEGSRTELVGKIQQQYGKSKEEAEREVDEFEKTH; translated from the coding sequence ATGAACAGCGATCGTATGAAAGGTAATTGGAACGAACTTAAAGGTAAGGCGCAACAAAAATGGGGCGATCTTACTGACGACGATTTAGACAAAATTGAAGGTAGCCGTACAGAGCTAGTGGGTAAAATCCAGCAGCAGTATGGTAAATCTAAAGAAGAAGCAGAGCGTGAAGTAGATGAGTTTGAAAAAACTCACTAA